The proteins below are encoded in one region of Thermodesulfobacteriota bacterium:
- a CDS encoding beta-propeller fold lactonase family protein: MACYRRVVPVFLMGVMPTFLSILYFACGGGGGTSPPASTPVPFFAYVANSMDNNVSAYRIDATTGALTEIAGSPFAAGRRPCSIAVDRSGKFAYAANMEDNTVSAYTIDPATGALAGISGSPFAAGGFPVSVVVDPSGRFVYVANDGSGNVSAYAIDASTGALAEITGSPFAVPVLPFGFASPASVAVHPSGRFAFVVNGPDFFSSSVTVYTIDNATGSLAVVAGSPFAAGNRSRSIAVDPSGIFAYVTNGVDNDIRGYTIDAATGALTEMAGSPFTAGYYSWSVAVDPFGKFAYAANPGDNNVSAYTIDAVTGALAPMAGSPFAAGIWARSVVVDSSGRFAFAANSGSNDVSAYTIDPTTGALTEIAGSPFAAGGFPMGIAIASPNE; encoded by the coding sequence GTTCCTCATGGGGGTCATGCCGACGTTCCTCTCGATCCTGTATTTCGCCTGCGGTGGAGGCGGGGGAACATCGCCTCCGGCTTCCACGCCCGTCCCGTTTTTCGCATATGTGGCGAATTCCATGGACAACAACGTCTCGGCCTACCGAATCGATGCGACGACGGGGGCGCTTACGGAAATCGCCGGTTCCCCGTTCGCGGCCGGTCGTCGCCCTTGTTCCATCGCCGTCGACCGCTCCGGCAAGTTCGCCTATGCCGCGAACATGGAGGACAACACGGTCTCAGCCTATACGATCGATCCGGCGACGGGGGCGCTTGCCGGGATCTCCGGTTCCCCGTTCGCGGCCGGGGGGTTTCCGGTATCCGTCGTCGTGGATCCGTCCGGCAGGTTCGTCTACGTTGCGAATGATGGCTCCGGCAACGTCTCGGCCTATGCCATCGATGCCTCGACGGGAGCGCTTGCCGAGATCACCGGCTCCCCATTTGCGGTCCCCGTATTACCGTTCGGCTTTGCATCTCCGGCATCTGTCGCCGTGCACCCCTCCGGCAGATTCGCATTCGTGGTTAATGGCCCGGACTTCTTCAGCAGTTCCGTCACGGTTTATACGATCGACAATGCGACGGGATCGCTTGCGGTAGTGGCCGGCTCTCCGTTCGCAGCCGGTAACAGGTCCCGATCCATCGCTGTGGATCCGTCCGGCATATTCGCCTATGTGACAAACGGCGTAGACAATGACATCCGGGGGTACACGATCGATGCGGCTACCGGGGCGCTGACGGAGATGGCCGGGTCCCCCTTCACGGCCGGGTACTATTCCTGGTCCGTCGCCGTGGATCCGTTCGGGAAATTCGCCTATGCCGCGAATCCCGGCGATAACAACGTCTCCGCCTACACGATCGACGCGGTGACGGGGGCACTTGCTCCGATGGCCGGTTCCCCGTTCGCGGCCGGGATCTGGGCTCGCTCCGTCGTCGTGGACTCATCCGGCAGGTTCGCCTTCGCAGCGAACTCCGGATCCAACGACGTCTCGGCCTACACGATCGATCCGACGACGGGGGCGCTTACGGAAATCGCCGGTTCCCCGTTCGCGGCCGGGGGATTTCCCATGGGCATCGCCATCGCGAGCCCGAACGAGTGA
- a CDS encoding FAD-linked oxidase C-terminal domain-containing protein translates to MEKGKMVDALGRLIGGEKVLGSDMQIRLYEYDAYLLKSKPDCIALPETTEDVAKVVKFAHENGLPVVARGAGTNLTGGSVCLRGGIALVMTRMNQVLDLDIENLRVVVQPGIVTLNLKNFLAKHGYVYQPDPASEKASTLGGNVAENSGGPHCLKYGVTTNHVLGAEIVLYDGEVIEVGGKALDSPGFDLPGILTGSEGTLGITTKLVLRIMPKAESVKTMMCIFDTIADGGDTVSAIIADGIIPAALEMMDNLTIQAVEDFYKTGLPKDAAAVLIVELDGLKDGMERLTERVREICRKNNVREIRIANTAAERDAIWAARKGAFGAVGRLRPNYLVNDGTVPRTRLPETLARVVAIGEKYNLPIANVFHAGDGNLHPLILFDERDKEELARVHKAANEIMELCVEMGGTISGEHGIGVEKLEGMSMVFSDRELAAMNRVKEAFDPVERYNPGKALPEMRVNA, encoded by the coding sequence ATGGAAAAGGGAAAGATGGTCGATGCGCTGGGCCGCCTGATCGGCGGAGAGAAGGTGCTCGGCTCGGACATGCAGATCCGGCTCTACGAGTACGACGCCTACCTGCTGAAGTCGAAGCCGGACTGCATCGCGCTCCCGGAGACGACCGAAGACGTCGCGAAGGTCGTGAAGTTCGCCCACGAGAACGGCCTCCCCGTCGTCGCCCGGGGCGCCGGGACGAACCTCACCGGCGGCAGCGTCTGCCTGCGCGGCGGCATCGCCCTGGTCATGACACGGATGAACCAGGTCCTGGATCTCGACATCGAGAACCTGCGCGTGGTGGTCCAGCCCGGCATCGTCACCCTGAACCTGAAGAATTTCCTGGCGAAGCACGGCTACGTCTACCAGCCCGACCCCGCCAGCGAGAAGGCCTCGACACTGGGCGGCAACGTCGCCGAGAACTCCGGCGGCCCGCACTGCCTGAAGTACGGGGTCACGACCAACCACGTTTTGGGAGCGGAGATCGTCCTCTACGACGGGGAGGTCATCGAGGTCGGCGGAAAGGCGCTGGATTCGCCCGGATTCGACCTGCCCGGCATCCTCACCGGGTCGGAGGGGACGCTCGGCATCACCACGAAGCTTGTCCTGCGCATCATGCCCAAGGCGGAAAGCGTCAAGACGATGATGTGCATCTTCGACACCATCGCGGACGGCGGCGACACGGTGTCGGCGATCATCGCGGACGGCATCATCCCCGCCGCGCTGGAGATGATGGACAACCTCACGATCCAGGCCGTGGAGGACTTCTATAAAACCGGGCTGCCCAAGGACGCGGCGGCCGTCCTGATCGTCGAGCTCGACGGATTGAAGGATGGCATGGAGCGGCTGACGGAGCGCGTCCGGGAGATCTGCCGGAAAAACAACGTGCGCGAGATCCGGATCGCCAACACCGCGGCGGAACGCGATGCGATCTGGGCGGCGCGCAAGGGCGCCTTCGGGGCTGTGGGGCGGCTTCGCCCCAATTACCTGGTCAACGACGGCACGGTGCCGAGGACCCGGCTTCCGGAGACGCTGGCCCGGGTGGTCGCCATCGGCGAGAAATACAACCTGCCCATCGCCAACGTCTTCCACGCGGGCGACGGCAACCTGCACCCGCTGATCCTGTTCGACGAAAGGGACAAGGAGGAGCTGGCCCGCGTCCACAAGGCGGCGAACGAGATCATGGAGCTCTGCGTGGAGATGGGCGGCACCATCAGCGGCGAGCACGGCATCGGCGTCGAGAAGCTGGAGGGGATGTCGATGGTCTTCAGCGACAGGGAGCTGGCCGCCATGAACCGGGTCAAGGAGGCGTTCGACCCGGTCGAACGGTACAACCCGGGGAAGGCCCTCCCCGAAATGCGAGTCAACGCCTGA
- a CDS encoding FAD-binding oxidoreductase translates to MPNPDRLHAALKDIVGDSAVIRDPDRLAAYAVDGRAPKAVASPGSEEEVAAVVRYANAEGLAVVPRGSGSRMACGGVPRKVDVVMPMLRLDRILDYDRDNQSLSLEAGAVLADVQRKLADGGRGNFLPLDPPHTEKATIGGIVATNASGPKRYQYGTVRDLLLGLRAVSAGGEILSFGGKTMKNVSGYDMTRLLAGSWGSLGIVTSVTTKLLPLPEASATVLASFDSLSAAATFLRKLLHSVLLPSAIDLIGGKAAERLGEEGKYMAALNFEGFAEAVDRQVEDAGAAAREAGAVSVKPLRDAEDRDFWAGVRDFALDAGNGSRPHVVLKSNFVISKHAEILEAYETILRAAGIDAAFLLRAGNGILYTHLSGEAAGLPELIGRLTEEAAKREGNLVVESCPPEIKEKVSVWGRERSDRAVMRRLKEKLDPRGVLNPGRFVGGM, encoded by the coding sequence ATGCCGAATCCGGACCGATTGCACGCCGCCTTGAAGGATATCGTCGGGGACTCCGCCGTGATCCGGGATCCGGACCGGCTCGCGGCGTATGCCGTGGACGGCCGCGCGCCGAAGGCGGTCGCCTCCCCCGGGTCCGAGGAGGAGGTCGCCGCCGTCGTGCGATACGCGAACGCCGAGGGGCTGGCGGTCGTGCCGCGCGGGAGCGGCTCCAGGATGGCGTGCGGCGGGGTCCCCCGGAAGGTGGACGTCGTGATGCCGATGCTGCGCCTCGACCGGATCCTCGATTACGACCGGGATAACCAGAGCCTCTCGTTGGAGGCCGGCGCCGTCCTGGCCGACGTGCAGCGGAAGCTGGCCGACGGCGGCAGGGGGAACTTCCTTCCGCTCGATCCTCCGCATACGGAGAAGGCGACGATCGGCGGCATCGTCGCGACCAACGCCAGCGGGCCGAAGCGCTACCAGTACGGCACCGTCCGCGACCTGCTGCTTGGCTTGAGGGCCGTGTCGGCCGGGGGGGAGATCCTCTCCTTCGGCGGGAAGACGATGAAGAACGTGTCCGGGTACGACATGACCCGCCTGCTGGCCGGATCCTGGGGTTCGCTGGGGATCGTCACCTCCGTCACGACGAAGCTGCTGCCGCTCCCGGAGGCCTCGGCCACCGTCCTTGCGTCGTTCGATTCCCTTTCCGCCGCCGCAACGTTTCTCCGGAAGCTCCTGCACTCGGTACTGCTCCCGTCCGCGATCGACCTGATCGGCGGGAAGGCCGCGGAGCGCCTGGGCGAAGAGGGGAAGTACATGGCGGCGCTCAACTTCGAAGGGTTCGCGGAAGCCGTCGACCGTCAGGTCGAGGATGCCGGCGCCGCCGCGAGGGAGGCGGGCGCGGTGTCGGTGAAGCCGTTGCGGGATGCGGAAGATCGCGATTTCTGGGCCGGCGTCCGCGACTTCGCCCTGGACGCGGGGAACGGCTCCCGGCCCCATGTGGTTCTAAAGTCCAACTTCGTCATCTCGAAGCACGCCGAGATCCTGGAGGCGTACGAAACGATCCTGCGCGCGGCGGGAATCGACGCGGCGTTCCTCCTCCGCGCAGGCAACGGCATCCTTTACACCCACCTTTCCGGGGAGGCGGCCGGGCTGCCGGAGCTGATCGGCAGGCTCACGGAGGAAGCGGCGAAGCGCGAGGGGAACCTGGTCGTCGAATCGTGCCCCCCGGAGATCAAGGAAAAGGTGAGCGTCTGGGGCAGGGAGCGGAGCGACCGGGCGGTCATGCGCCGCCTGAAGGAGAAGCTGGACCCGCGGGGCGTCCTGAACCCGGGCCGGTTCGTGGGAGGCATGTGA